The genomic DNA GTTTCTTACTTTAAAGTTTTTGGATACATTTATTTTGGAGGAAGTTAGAAAGGAGGTCGCGATCAGGTATCTTCCTTAGATACAACAACAATAAGAAGGGTTatagaatttatgatttttccTCTAAGAAAATTTTGGCAAATAGGGATATTGTGTTCAATGAAAGTAAAACTTAGAATTGGGATGCTATTGAGGCTAAGCAAAGGTTAGGTGAACTGGGCTTATAAAACCATTATGATGATGGCGAGCTGAAGTCATAATATAGCGATGAGCTAATTTAAGCAAACTTCAACGACACTCCAGTAAGGGGCACACGATCCATTGATGAGATCTATCAGAAAGCTAACGTAGCACTACTTGAACCTGCGAGCTTTGAAGAGGCTGAAACTATATAAGGGTAAAAATATTCCATACGAGAGTAACTGAACATGATTCATAAGAACCAAAGTTGGGAGCTCATTGACAAACCTTCCCAAAAAAGGTCATTGGCGTTAAGTAGGTGTTCAAAACCAAATTAAATTCGATGGTTTATTTAACAAGTTGAAGGCAAGGTTGGTTGTGAAAGGTTTTAGTCAACAGTATGGCATTGATTACTGAGAGACTTTTGCACTAATAGCAAGGCTGGACACGATCAGATTATTATTAGCCTTAGCAGCATAGAAGAGTTGGAAAACTCATCAGTTGGATGTTAAATCAAGTTTTCTGAATGGCTATTTGCAAGAAGAAATCTATGTGGAGCAACCTCTTGGGTTCGTAGTTAAAGGAAAAGAAGAGAAGGTATATTGGCTTAAAAATGCCTTATACTGTTTGAAATAGACTCCAAGAGCTTGGTATGTGAGGATAGATGGGCACTTTGTAAGCTTAGGATTTGAAAAGAGTCCTAGCGAGCTTACCCTATATATGAAGTAAACTGGTAAAATCACTTCTCTAATTGTTTTGCTATATGTAGATTATCTACTTGTGATTGGAAGCAGCGAAGTCTTAGTAAATGAATTTAAACAACAAATGGAGAACATGTTCAAAATGTCAGATCTTGGAGAAATGAGATATTTTCTTAGGATGGAAGTTTAACAAGTTCAAGAAGGAATTTTCATAAGTCAACAGGACTTCGAATTGAATATTTTGAAGAGTTTCTGCATGGCAAAGTGTAAACCAATTAGCATGCCTATTGCACTTAGAGAAAACTCTGCAATAGTGAAAACTTTCAGAAAGTTGATGAGAAGAACTATCAAAGCCTTGTGGGTTGTTTGTTGTACTTAACAGCAACACAACCAGATATTATGTTTGCAGTTGGCTTGTTGTCAAGATTTATGCACTGCTGTGATACTTCTTATTTCAAAGCGGTGAAGAGAGTGCTGAGATACATCAAAGGAACAATTGATTTTGGTGTTTAGTTTACAATGGCAAACTCCTTAAAACTTATTGGGTACACTGACAGTGACTGGGCTGGATTAGTGGATGATATGCGAAGTACCTCTAGATATTTCTTTTCATTTGGATCTGAAGTATTCTCTTGGAGTTCGAAGAAGCAATCAATAGTTGGTTAATTCACTACTGAGGCTAAGTATGTAGCTGCAGCAGTAGTAGTTAATCAAGcaatttggttgagaaaatgtatgtttgatttGAATCATGTACAGGTTGAAGCAACTCAAATTTTTTGCAACAATCAGTCTGCCATAGCAATCGCGAAGAACCCAGTCTTTCATGGAAAAACAAAGCATTTTAAAATTAAGTGTTACTTTGTGAGAGAATTCGAACAGAGCAAAGAAGTGACTCTGGTCCATTACAATACTGAGGATCAACTTGCAGACATCTTGACCAAACTACTTGGAAAGTCGAGGTTTGAAAAGTTTAGGGATAAAATTGGTGTTCGCAGCATGAAGGCCAAAGAGGAGTGTTGCGAGATGACCGTTCATGCAAAGTTGGCGAACACTTCAACTTTTGTGAACTAAAAAATATGAACAGTATTTAAAGAGATTGCTTGCAagtaaaattaaacaaaatatattttctttctaggaGATTTAGTATTtgttagtataatatatttagcatttatatTTGACATTTATTAGTGTAAAATCTTTGTTATTTCTTTTCATATTTAAGAgttttttcttattatatttttTCTTATTATAAATACCCTAGTTACATTGTTCCTAATAGAtgagtgaaaaataaaaataaaaaactttaacAGATAATTTTGTTGCTAAATTTCTCATTTTTTCTCTacaattctttcttttttaatatCGAAATTCcaacataattccaataaaataaaataaaaattttaaaaagcacgtggataatggttttatatatttgaatattaatttttatccacaaaagtaaaataaatattgGTAATAAATATTCGAATCCGTAAATAATGGATAATTAAAATATCTGaataaaaaacaaattaaatcaaattcgTAAACAACAACATACTTTGAGTTGTTAATCAATGACCGGAGTTGAAAGAGTTGTTGCACTTTAGTTGTTTGTCTAAATTAGTATGTGTGTTAGAAAACTTAACGTTGTATAtctattttttataattacattttTACGTTACGttgttaaatattttgaaacatATATTACATTTAAGAGTATATTTTGTCTGGAGTTGTTAAACAACTTCATTTTTCATGCAAAAACGGTCGTACAACAATCTCgaatatttgaaattaattaaaatgacttttaaaaaaaagacaaaaatagaaaaaagaaagCATTGACAATTGCCATTGATGGTTACAAGTGAGAAATTAGAGGAAAACAAAGGGGGAGGCCACCAATTAAGGTCAGCAATGGTTCTTTCTGTTGCTTTTCAATTTACCCCCTTTATATTTGAAACCTAAAACCATAGCCAAAGACATTATTAAGAAAACACACACagacgcaaaaaaaaaaaaacatacaaaGGAAGAAGTTTCTTACATCTTTGAACACTGTCTCTTCTCTTCTCTCCTCCTCTTCCTCCTACATTCTTTCCAAggtatttttttaaaacttttatctCAACGTACCTTTTTAGGGTTTCAAtggtttttagggtttttttaaatcttattgagttttTTGTTTAATGCATGCAGGGAGGGTTTGACAATTGATGGGTTTCTGTTGAAGAAAACCCTAAATTTTGGCTCATTGAATCATTGGCAAAACTTGTTTAAACAAAGGGAAAAAAACGGGTTGAAATTTTATTGAGTGGTGGGGTTTCAATAGATTGTATGGCAACAAGGGAAAAAAACACAGAACTTGACCTTGAAAAAGGTTTAACCATTAGTGACGAAGAAGATCAAATCAAGAACCCATTTTCAAGCCTTAAAAACAAGGCACAAATGTTGCTTTCAAAGTTCTGCTTCTCAGACAATGTTTCCTCGGACGAGAGAGTGTCATTATCCGGTGATGCTTCGGATTCCGGTAGTACGGAAGCAGTGAATAAGGAAGGCCAAGATAACAAGGGTGTTATTGGTAAAGAGAGCaacaatgaaaataaaattaacaataataataaagtaaggAAAGAGAAACGTAATAAGAAGGCCCCAAAGCCACCAAGACCACCAAAGGCACCAACATTGGATGCTGCTGACCGTAGGTTAATTAAGGAGTTAGCTGAGCTTGCTAGATTGAAACGTGCAAGGATTGAGAGGATGAAAGCCTTGAAGAAGATGAAAGCTACTAAGGGCATTTCTTCTAACACCACCATTTTGGCCATGGTCTTAATTATGATCTTGTTAATTGTCATCATCTATCATGGTACGGGTTAATTGCACTCTACATCCCTAAACTACAGGTCAATTCCTAAATTGAATTCTCAAGCTTAAAAGTATCTTCCAGTCACGTCAAATCTAAGTTGGCAAGCATTTAATGTCAAGCTGACAGTTAGATTGATGGAAGGACTATTCTGAGTTTAAGAATTCAGTTTGAATTTAGAATTTGATTAATAGTTTGAGATAAACGAGAATATGAGATTAATGTTTGTTTTGTCGGTTTAATATATATGCAGGAATGGAATCCCGAGGTACATCGACAAAATCCGGAGGGTCGGAAATGAGAGTAGGAGGTGCAATGGAAGGAGGTCTATTATCACTTGAGTTATTTGGAAATCCATCTTCAAGCATTTCCAATACCGGATCTCCCTTGTATGTACTATTACTAATTGCCATTTCAATATGTTGTTCTTGTTTCTTAAAGTGGGTAGTATTGTGAAAGACACAAAATATTAAACTAGCCCTTGAACAAgtttatttttgttaaataagtccctatacttttgTTATAACCAAATAAGCTCCTATACTTTTGATTTGTATTTAAATTAGCCCTTAGCAGGTTTGGGTACtaactaaaatttatttactTGTGCAGCATGGCAGATCAGGTTGCAGGTTTAGAAACTGAGGCAAAGCTCAAAAGATTCTTGTGGATGTAGAGATGTTGCTGGGGaattctatttaattattattaaatttatatttttgtatttgTACTGCattcaaatttctttctttttttaaaaaaaaattcctgTTAATTTATCCCTTTTAACAATATTTGGAAGTTGGAGGGGTGAATTAAATTACCATGTAAATTCCTGGTGGCCTCTGCTCATTGTTTCTCTATACTTTTAGCCTGTATAATTTATTCTCTATTTTGTTTTCGAATACTTATGTACGATACTGGCATTGAAGCATGTTGtttattaataaatgaaataatttttataatttggaAAGATTTATGCATAATTTATTTAGGAAAAATATTTATATTGTGggtaattatttttatatcatttatgtttattttatgatttatattcGAGAGTTTATAactattattttaaatacatataatataaacAATGTATCAATTTTGGACGAGGATAGCAGTGGGTCAACattatataaacattaaaatatttaaatttattatatatttacattattatttatattattaaatatttaatattacgAGTTAATTAAACCAACGCAATTATTAAATTTAccattaaaaattatcaaataatagCGTATAATAAAGGGTAATtgtcatttacatttttatatgttatatcTTTATGGGCAGACGTGACTATGCTCACAGTCAGTCAATTCCTATGTGATGACAGACAATGagttattataataaatttattatttaattgataaaattattattatacacttattaatagagaaattattttataaatattttcttttatattatttatagttttaaattatttaataatattttaataattttttatgtcattgacacataattttgtaatttttttacctTGAaacttaaattcaaaattttgaatccTAAATCTAAAATCTCGAGCCTTAAGCTTAAAAAACTAAAATCACAAGCTCTTAAACCCTAAATTCTAGACTCATAACCCtgaaccttaaaccttaaacttAAATCTTAAATTCCGAACTCAAAACCCAAGTCTTgaaccttaaatcctaaacccaAACCCCAAACTTCAAGGTTTGAGATTCAAGGTTCGAGGTTTAGGGTAaaataattaccaaaattatgtgtcaatgacatgaaaaaatttcacaaaaattactaacttttttcaaaaattggttgcacaaaaataaaaatattaacttatgggaaaaaaacaaaatgattaaaatttgtaaaagaagaaaagatgtttgtttataatttaaaaattaattattttaagtaatttaattaaagttaaattaagttgaAGAATATATTAGATATAGATGGGTGTATAATAACACAGCAAGGGATTATATGAAAATGTGATTCCATGTCATCCCTATCCCTTTCTAATAGGAGAATGACAAATAAGATTTTTTTCCTCctaatttttagcatttttagttgtGCCACATCCTGAAAATTGGATTAGAAGAAATTAGATTGTGAATTTTGTTAAATTAAATTGATTTGGTTTAGCGGTTAAGTGCTGAGTTTGTGTGTGTAAAATTCTAGGTTTGAATCCTATTTcatgaatatttttaatttttgcccAAATTCTTATATTTGAGCTTGCAGTCAAGTATTATTTTCGCTCAATTAATGATAATGATGAGCTTAATGGTTTAGTGATAAGATGTCAACTTATCCCTTGGTCTTGTATTCAAATCCTTGTCTATGAAAggaagattttttttttctttttttgctttaAACTCTAGGCGAAATCTAATAAGATATCAAAATCTAATCTATTAATTGGATATTACcttttgttaatattattattatattattattttgatttgtttttctatatatatttattttaattttaatttccaaAAACTAAAAACAGTTTTCGCACGTTCCCTCACCCCATTTTATTCGTTTGTTCCTTTAttctatttttaagtttattattattattattattattgtagtGTGCCAATTTTACCCAGGCCTAAATCAGAAATTCAGATACAAAatataaaaccaaaataaaaaataaatagtatTAATGGTCCAAATAATTAAGAGTCCATTTACAATAAACGGCCCAAAATTGTAAACTCAATTACAGCCCAAATAAATTCAAACCCTAGTATTCCAAAATGGCCCAAAACTAAACTAGTTTtcagtcaaaaaaaaaaaaagaagggaagaAACCCTGTCCGCATGTTCAGCCGCCCTGCTCCTCCACGTCAGCAAGCATGCGTCTGTGCACGCCTCTGCCAACGCCACCGTTAGCCTCTACCACCGCCTGTAAAGAGAAAAAGACACgcaaaagaagaaaacaaaatggcagtagaaaacaaaacaaaaacaaacaaaaacgGATCTTAGcattggctataaaagccgagacgattcctttgtattttttttacgcacacaagaaacaaaaacaaaatacgAAAAAAACAGAACTTTGAAATAAAAGGTGATTTTTTTGATATATTGgttattttgatttcttttatattttgatattttctttctatttcttttttttcttttaaaaaggtgaaacaataaaagaaaaagggaacTCATCTGGTGTTCAGGTTTTCAACAACGTGAACGGCCAAGGAAGCCACCGCCGAGGATGGGTGGCCGGAAACCAAAAGGTTTCTTCAGTTTTTTGGgtgtttttgttaatttttcaGGGGTTTTTGGGCCCGAATTTAGGATTAGGAGGGTTGAAAGGGCAAAAGTAGGGACCTTGGCTTTTTTTGACCACTGCAGACTGCGGCTGCTGACCGGACCCCTGGCCGGATTTTGAAGGGTGAGAGAAAGTTTGAAaggtttttttagatttttttaaggGAAAGGCTCAAATGAAGGGTTAAAAAATTTTGGGGCTTAAATAAGAAGCTTAAAACAACGCTGTTTCATTTGGCCCTCCCGAATGCCAAAATGGCGTTGTTTCGGGGGGGCATCCGACTCGACCCGCTCCAAGGGGAAGATCCGCGTATTTTGCTTAAATGGGCTATTTATTGCTTCAACCCTTCCGCTTTTTTTAGCTTTTTCAATTCAGTctcattttgtttttgtttttttaatttaccctataaatttatttttgtgtcaTTTCAGTCCTTGGATAAATCGCTGCCAATAAAAGGGCTAGGGATATTTTTCCTTTCGCCTCTCAATATTTTTAGCGCGTTACGAATTAGACCagtatttcatttttttatccgGCTTCTTCCCTCAATTTTATTTaggtttcaatttaatcctttttatatcCTTACATTCATTATTTAAATCTagattctaattttttttaatgttgATTAAGTCCTTATTCATTTAGTTTGGACTTTtagattattatatatattatttattatactttttagattattatatatattatttattatactttattttacttatttatttatttattttattgtattttttattattgGTTTGTTTTTTATTTAAGGTGCATTTTATGCTTTTATTGTTTTGGTTGTCATTATCATTATTGTTGgcgttgttattattattaatatttattattgtcACTATTAtcaaatttcattattattattgttctaaCATGCATATTATGTCATATTATCATAAATTATGTCGCACTATCATTATTCATTAAACATgatatttttcttatgttttagtcGCATTTTATACTATAATCGAATAAACTAAGCGtatatcttttaa from Gossypium arboreum isolate Shixiya-1 chromosome 9, ASM2569848v2, whole genome shotgun sequence includes the following:
- the LOC128280448 gene encoding uncharacterized protein LOC128280448 yields the protein MATREKNTELDLEKGLTISDEEDQIKNPFSSLKNKAQMLLSKFCFSDNVSSDERVSLSGDASDSGSTEAVNKEGQDNKGVIGKESNNENKINNNNKVRKEKRNKKAPKPPRPPKAPTLDAADRRLIKELAELARLKRARIERMKALKKMKATKGISSNTTILAMVLIMILLIVIIYHGMESRGTSTKSGGSEMRVGGAMEGGLLSLELFGNPSSSISNTGSPFMADQVAGLETEVVEQVEEQVTSGGAGGQKISMAVAAVGSASGIDSFSPLHLVALIRSIASLQLQGDKVCNFNLLYLIFKEIRFVVIRSSTTSKEDKTTIFGLLLYYLREIKLVAKICSPATSGR